The genomic region CAGGAACTCCCAGGCATATGCGATGGCCTCTTTTTTGAAATAGTCGCCGAAAGAAAAATTGCCCAACATTTCGAAGAACGTGTGGTGACGCAGCGTCTTTCCGATATTCTCCAGGTCATTATGTTTGCCGCCGGCCCTTACACATTTCTGGCAGGTCGTGGCCCGGGTGTACGGTCTCGTTTCAACCCCGAGAAACAGGTTTTTGAACTGGACCATGCCCGCATTCACGAAAAGCAGGGTGGGATCTTTCTCCGGCAGAAGCGAAGAACTGGGCACTATCGTATGGCCCCTCTGGGCAAAATACTCGAGGAATTTCTTTCTAATCTCTCTTGATGTCACGCCTCACCTTTCTTCATCTCTACCTGCGCGAGAATCTTTTTTTCTATATCTTTCATGATATCGGGGTGCTTGGCGAGAAATTCCTTGGCGTTTTCGCGTCCCTGGCCGATCCTGGAATCACCATAAGAGTACCATGTCCCCGTTCTTTCCATGATGCCCATATCGGTGGCAAGGTCCACAACGTCACCCTCCCGTGATATACCCTGACCAAAGATGATATCAAATTCGACCTCTTTAAAAGGCGGGGCCAGCTTGTTTTTCACGATCTTCACCCGGGTTCTGCTGCCAACGACCTCCTGCCCGTCCTTTATGGATGCGATGCGTCTGATGTCCAGGCGAACAGACGAATAGAACTTCAAGGCGTTACCACCGGTAGTGGTTTCGGGATTTCCGAACATGATCCCGATCTTCTGTCTGATCTGATTGATAAAGATTACGGTAGTCATGGACTTACTGATCGTTGCCGTCAGCTTGCGGAGCGCCTGAGACATGAGCCGGGCCTGCAGCCCCATGTGCGCATCCCCCATTTCGCCTTCAATCTCCGCTCTGGGCACGAGCGCCGCCACAGAGTCCACCACCACGATGTCCACACCTCCGCTTCTCACCAGGATCTCTGTAATGTCAAGGGCCTGTTCTCCTGTGTCCGGTTGCGAGATCAGAAGGTCATCCGTATTGACACCTATGCGTTTGGCATAGGCCACATCGAGTGCGTGTTCCGCATCGATAAAGGAAGCGGCGCCCCCCTGCTTCTGTATTTCCGCAACGACCTGAAGCGCGAGGGTCGTCTTGCCTGAGGCCTCAGGGCCGTAAATCTCAATGACCCGTCCCCTGGGAAGACCGCCGATTCCCAGAGCTATGTCGAGGGCGATAGAGCCTGTGGAGACCACGGGGACCGCTTCAATTGGCTTCTCGCCGAGCTTCATGATAGAGCCTTTGCCGAAGAGCCGCTCGATCTGGGTCACCGCCATGTCTATGGCCTTTGTCTTGTTGCCTTCTTCCCTCTTGCTCGTATCTTCTTTCACGTCGCTGCCTCCCTTTTTCATTCAAGATTCCTTTCAAGTTTAATTATTTGAAGCGGCGTATATGTTGCCCCTTCCCGCGTTAAGGTGCTTCGGTAAAGAACAAGGCTCTCCAAAAAGAACCTTTTTTCTTCTAGAGGAAGCATATCTCTTCTTAATAACGGTGCCGGCACCCTTATTCTTCCCAGGGTAACATGAGGGATAAATGGCCTTTTTTCCTTTTCTATTCCCAGGGTAGAGAGCCGGTTTTCTATATCATGAAATATCGCCTGTGCATTGTCAACCCCTTCTTGAAAAGAAACCACGATGACCCTGGCCCGCTTGAGATCGGGGAAGGCACCGGTCTTATTCAGGCCGACGATAAAAGAGACGTGATTCTTTTCCAGGCCCGCGAGCGCCGCCCCTATTTCCTGTGCCCTGTCCTCTGCGATCTCACCAAAGAACTTGAGCGTTACGTGCTGCCCTTCGGGCTTGACCCATTTTACTTGAGGGATGCTCTTCGACAGGTTCCTGGTGTAGACCGCCAGATACTCTTTTATCTCGGCAGGAAGTTCAAGGGCGAGAAAGGCTCTCACAGGGGCCTGCCTTCGAGGTAATCGAGAAGCATGAGCAGGGCCTCTTCCGAGGCCTGGTATCGGATCTCCTGTCTGCTGCCGGCCAAGGAAAGTTTCTTTGCATATACCCCTTTTTCTGTGGCAAGTCCCATAAATACCGTTCCCACGGGTTTCTCGGGGCTTCCTCCGGAGGGCCCCGCAATGCCGGTTATGGAAAGACCGATATCAACCGCCCCCATCTCGCGCACGCCTCGCGCCATGAACTCGGCTACAATGGCGCTCACTGCGCCGTTCTCGGCGATCACCTCCTGGGGTACGGCAATCAGCCTCGTCTTCGATCTATTGCTGTACGTAACAACGCCCACTTCAAAATAGTCAGAAGCGCCCGGCACACGGGTAAGCCTTTCCGCGACGAGCCCCCCGGTGCAGGACTCGGCGAGCCCCACCGTGAGAGACCCCTTGCTTAAACGTTCACCGATCTTTTCCTCTAACGTCACAGGTACCGTCCAAGCACTGCAAGAATGAGACTCGCAAAGACCCCTGCGATCACATCATCGGCCACTATGCCGGCGCCTCCCTTGACCCGCTCCGCATGCCTTATGGGAAATGGTTTGGCAATATCAAAAAGTCTGAAAAGGGCGAAACCGATGACTGTCCTGAGAAGGGTTATTCTGTGGCCGGCTAGCGTAACCCACATGCCTGCGAGCTCATCGATCACGATGTAGCCGGGGTCGCGGCCCTCGTAGGGATAAAGCTCAACGGATATCATGGAAAAAAGAACGAAAGAGGCCACGAAAAGCATATTGCCAAAGACCGAAGGAAAAAGATAGATGGCAGCCGCAGCGAGCGCCGACGCATATGTGCCCGGCGCCAATGGAAGATATCC from Syntrophorhabdaceae bacterium harbors:
- the thpR gene encoding RNA 2',3'-cyclic phosphodiesterase produces the protein MRAFLALELPAEIKEYLAVYTRNLSKSIPQVKWVKPEGQHVTLKFFGEIAEDRAQEIGAALAGLEKNHVSFIVGLNKTGAFPDLKRARVIVVSFQEGVDNAQAIFHDIENRLSTLGIEKEKRPFIPHVTLGRIRVPAPLLRRDMLPLEEKRFFLESLVLYRSTLTREGATYTPLQIIKLERNLE
- a CDS encoding phosphatidylglycerophosphatase A yields the protein MGIQRPLTRLLESVVTCLYVGYLPLAPGTYASALAAAAIYLFPSVFGNMLFVASFVLFSMISVELYPYEGRDPGYIVIDELAGMWVTLAGHRITLLRTVIGFALFRLFDIAKPFPIRHAERVKGGAGIVADDVIAGVFASLILAVLGRYL
- a CDS encoding CinA family protein is translated as MTLEEKIGERLSKGSLTVGLAESCTGGLVAERLTRVPGASDYFEVGVVTYSNRSKTRLIAVPQEVIAENGAVSAIVAEFMARGVREMGAVDIGLSITGIAGPSGGSPEKPVGTVFMGLATEKGVYAKKLSLAGSRQEIRYQASEEALLMLLDYLEGRPL
- the recA gene encoding recombinase RecA — translated: MKEDTSKREEGNKTKAIDMAVTQIERLFGKGSIMKLGEKPIEAVPVVSTGSIALDIALGIGGLPRGRVIEIYGPEASGKTTLALQVVAEIQKQGGAASFIDAEHALDVAYAKRIGVNTDDLLISQPDTGEQALDITEILVRSGGVDIVVVDSVAALVPRAEIEGEMGDAHMGLQARLMSQALRKLTATISKSMTTVIFINQIRQKIGIMFGNPETTTGGNALKFYSSVRLDIRRIASIKDGQEVVGSRTRVKIVKNKLAPPFKEVEFDIIFGQGISREGDVVDLATDMGIMERTGTWYSYGDSRIGQGRENAKEFLAKHPDIMKDIEKKILAQVEMKKGEA